One Terriglobia bacterium genomic window, TCGGCAAGATACAAACCAACGGCCTAACGATTCTTGCCAACAGCCTTTACCTTGGCGACGCATGCGGCGCAATGGCCATAAACCACCAATTGTTTGCTGTGAATAGTCGCGCCTACGGGGGCCGCAACCCACGGAAGGGGCTGCTCCGGCAGGCAGGACATTTGATCGCACCTTGAACAAAGGAAATGGATGTGGTTGCCGGCGCACTTGTCGGGAGATTCGGACTTATGTCTGCAAAACCGCCAGCTTCCATCCATGCCTTGAATTCGGTGAAGAAGGCCCGCTTCTTGCAGGGTTTCAAGGGTTCGGTAGACCGTCACCCGGTCGAGGGATACCGTCCCTTTTCGTCGCTTGAGGATGTCCTGGTGCGAGAGCGGGCGTCCTGCACTGGCAAGCATCTGCAGTATGGCTTCCCGCGCGGTAGTTCGTCGGAGCCCAGTAGTCTTTAAGAGTTGAGTCGTCTTCTTCATGGCATGCTTCCGAACATTAAAATCTCGAGCGCAAGAATATTATTAATGCAACTGTGTTGCAAATAGAATTTGTCCTCAAATTCTATTTGCCGGCGCAGTCGGCAAACTCTCTCGCTAATCCGCAGCTGACTGTTATGTAGGGCGTGGAGAGAACACCTGCAGCCGTTTATCAACCGCGTAACGCGAAAGCCGGCTCTCTCTGTGCGCTCGTGGAAGACTATTTCGAGGAGTTCGCGCGCGTCTGGGACGACCGCTACCGGCAACAGTACGGCACCTGGCGCCCCGTCATCGGCGAGGTGATGCGCAAGTATCTGGAATGTGGAGACCTTCATCGAAGATCCTGCCGTGATCGAAAAGATCCTGCGTCACCTCAAAATCTGGGATCCCCGCCGCTGCCGCCGCCGCCCCGGGCTTCCACAACACTGGAAAGGGATGCCGATTTTTTTGCCTGGGAGGCCGCCGGCCGCTTGTTTGACGGCATCGACTGAAGCGTTCGACACGTTGCCCTGACGGTCATTGCGCAACAGAACCAGGCTCTCACGACAAAGGTGTGCCCCGCTGATGACAGGAAAAGGGACGAAGCATTCTCCGAGCAGGGGGAAGGTTTCCCCTCACCTTTTTTCTCGATTCGCTCTCCGCGGCTTGGTGAAGACCCCTTGCATCACCTGACCGCTGTAATAATTCCGGGTGATCTCCACCCCAAGTGATCCCATCCTCCTCCTGCCTGGAAAGAGCGAATTACTATCATTGAAACATACCTTTTTGGTGCGCCGAGGTAATAATACTGTAG contains:
- a CDS encoding transcriptional repressor; translated protein: MKKTTQLLKTTGLRRTTAREAILQMLASAGRPLSHQDILKRRKGTVSLDRVTVYRTLETLQEAGLLHRIQGMDGSWRFCRHKSESPDKCAGNHIHFLCSRCDQMSCLPEQPLPWVAAPVGATIHSKQLVVYGHCAACVAKVKAVGKNR